Proteins from a single region of Balaenoptera acutorostrata chromosome 16, mBalAcu1.1, whole genome shotgun sequence:
- the LOC130705017 gene encoding ribosomal protein S6 kinase alpha-2-like: MGQKEPLQPPCQEDLEVTMVRTPGLTCDQIQDTGTGSVSSKKPKAALIDDFEILHTIGEGTFGKVKLARHILTGTQVALKVIKKRRQSFSSVQALFREVCGLKALNHPNIVKLLGAIDTEEAFILVMEYLSGGDMRHYLKTHGRMTEAQARGPFQQLVSALQHCHQRGIVHRDLKPLNLLFDSNMNIKLTDFGLSNKCDDTGLLDTICGTVPYAAPELLLGQSYSGPAVDVWSLGVVLYTMVTGSRPFVGKDFQELRKQILQGQYPIPPYLSLEIRDLLQKMIALNPSDRGTLPDLMSHPWVNMGQKEPLQPPCQEDLEVTMVRTPGLTCDQIQDTGTGSVSSKKPKVGVSIITVKPFSCGDLCGSELEPSPSPVVSSLQTRWLYQGENVQLQEDQQAALIDDFEILHTIGEGTFGKVKLARHILTGTQVALKVIKKRRQSFSSVQALFREVCGLKALNHPNIVKLLGAIDTEEAFILVMEYLSGGDMRHYLKTHGRMTEAQARGPFQQLVSALQHCHQRGIVHRDLKPLNLLFDSNMNIKLTDFGLSNKCDDTGLLDTICGTVPYAAPELLLGQSYSGPAVDVWSLGVVLYTMVTGSRPFVGKDFQELRKQILQGQYPIPPYLSLEIRDLLQKMIALNPSDRGTLPDLMSHPWVNMGQKEPLQPPCQEDLEVTMVRTPGLTCDQIQDTGTGSVSSKKPKVGVSIITVKPFSCGDLCGSELEPSPSPVVSSLQTRWLYQGENVQLQEDQQLINLMLQRDASHSALRRPCTELGLCIFQ, from the exons atgggccagaaggagccactccagccaccctgtcAAGAGGACCTGGAGGTGACAATGGTGAGGACTCCGGGCTTGACTTGCGACCAGATCCAGGACACTGGGACAGGCAGCGTGAGCTCCAAGAAACCCAAG gCGGCTCTTATTGATGACTTCGAGATCCTCCACACCATTGGTGAAGGCACCTTCGGTAAAGTGAAGTTGGCCCGGCACATTCTGACCGGGACACAGGTGGCTCTCAAGGTGATTAAGAAAAGGCGTCAGAGCTTCTCAAGTGTCCAGGCACTTTTCCGGGAAGTGTGCGGTCTGAAGGCTCTGAATCAccccaatattgtaaaactgctggggGCGATTGACACAGAGGAGGCATTTATCCTGGTGATGGAGTACCTCAGTGGGGGGGACATGCGCCACTATTTGAAGACCCATGGCCGTATGACAGAGGCGCAGGCCCGAGGCCCGTTCCAGCAGCTGGTCtccgccctgcagcactgccaccaGAGGGGCATCGTGCACCGGGACCTGAAGCCACTGAAcctcctctttgattccaacatgaatatcaaacttacagactttggcctcagcaacaaGTGTGATGACACTGGCCTACTGGACACGATCTGCGGCACAGTCCCTTATGCTGCCCCGGAACTCCTTCTGGGGCAGAGCTACAGCGGCCCTGCGGTGGACGTGTGGAGCCTGGGAGTAGTGCTCTACACCATGGTAACTGGGTCCCGgccctttgtgggaaaagacttccaggagctgcggaagcaaatcctacaagggcaataccccatcccaccttatctgtctttggagataagggatctgttacaaaaaatgattgccctcaACCCCAGCGACAGAGGCACCTTACCTGACCTCATGAGCCATCCATGGGTCAACatgggccagaaggagccactccagccaccctgtcAAGAGGACCTGGAGGTGACAATGGTGAGGACTCCGGGCTTGACTTGCGACCAGATCCAGGACACTGGGACAGGCAGCGTGAGCTCCAAGAAACCCAAGGTGGGGGTCTCCATCATAACTGTGAAGCCCTTCTCTTGCGGGGACCTCTGTGGCAGTGAacttgagccttctccaagccctgtggtgtcctccctgcaaaccaggtgGCTCTACCAGGGAGAAAAcgtgcagctgcaggaagaccagcag gCGGCTCTTATTGATGACTTCGAGATCCTCCACACCATTGGTGAAGGCACCTTCGGTAAAGTGAAGTTGGCCCGGCACATTCTGACCGGGACACAGGTGGCTCTCAAGGTGATTAAGAAAAGGCGTCAGAGCTTCTCAAGTGTCCAGGCACTTTTCCGGGAAGTGTGCGGTCTGAAGGCTCTGAATCAccccaatattgtaaaactgctggggGCGATTGACACAGAGGAGGCATTTATCCTGGTGATGGAGTACCTCAGTGGGGGGGACATGCGCCACTATTTGAAGACCCATGGCCGTATGACAGAGGCGCAGGCCCGAGGCCCGTTCCAGCAGCTGGTCtccgccctgcagcactgccaccaGAGGGGCATCGTGCACCGGGACCTGAAGCCACTGAAcctcctctttgattccaacatgaatatcaaacttacagactttggcctcagcaacaaGTGTGATGACACTGGCCTACTGGACACGATCTGCGGCACAGTCCCTTATGCTGCCCCGGAACTCCTTCTGGGGCAGAGCTACAGCGGCCCTGCGGTGGACGTGTGGAGCCTGGGAGTAGTGCTCTACACCATGGTAACTGGGTCCCGgccctttgtgggaaaagacttccaggagctgcggaagcaaatcctacaagggcaataccccatcccaccttatctgtctttggagataagggatctgttacaaaaaatgattgccctcaACCCCAGCGACAGAGGCACCTTACCTGACCTCATGAGCCATCCATGGGTCAACatgggccagaaggagccactccagccaccctgtcAAGAGGACCTGGAGGTGACAATGGTGAGGACTCCGGGCTTGACTTGCGACCAGATCCAGGACACTGGGACAGGCAGCGTGAGCTCCAAGAAACCCAAGGTGGGGGTCTCCATCATAACTGTGAAGCCCTTCTCTTGCGGGGACCTCTGTGGCAGTGAacttgagccttctccaagccctgtggtgtcctccctgcaaaccaggtgGCTCTACCAGGGAGAAAAcgtgcagctgcaggaagaccagcag ttaataaacttgATGCTCCAGAGAGATGCATCACACTCTGCTTTGCGTCGTCCCTGCACAGAATTGGGGCTGTGCATTTTCCAGTGA